Proteins encoded together in one Salmo trutta chromosome 3, fSalTru1.1, whole genome shotgun sequence window:
- the LOC115188903 gene encoding RNA binding protein fox-1 homolog 1-like isoform X7 codes for MLSSPTMILQPYGLPVYPQGAQCYPSLVQGGPGQEAGPGSGDPTLPQVYAQPPSYPPPGQAPPTPAGRLPPLDYSPAHPNSEYQEHHQLRVYQGPQHEGADTLAAISTDDALVPVTSDSQALSVSVSSGGGAGSGSDEEGSGKAQPKRLHVSNIPFRFRDPDLRQMFGQFGKILDVEIIFNERGSKGFGFVTFESAMEADRAREKLNGTIVEGRKVEVNNATARIVTKKPQTTLVNAPGWKINPVMGAMYAPELYTVASFPYPVAAAPTLAYRGSPLRGRGRAVYNTIRSAAAAAPTAMPAYPGVLYQDGLYGAEVYGGYPAAYRVAQSPSAATATYSDGYGRVYAAATDPYHHSVGPTATYGVGTMASLYRGGYNRFTPY; via the exons ATGCTCTCTTCTCCTACAATGATTCTTCAGCCTTACGGACTGCCCGTCTATCCCCAGGGTGCCCAATGTTACCCCAGCCTAGTACAG GGAGGCCCTGGCCAGGAGGCCGGCCCCGGCAGTGGTGACCCCACCCTCCCCCAGGTCtatgcccagcctccctcatacCCTCCACCAGGACAAGCTCCTCCCACACCTGCAGGCAGACTTCCTCCCCTAGACTATAGTCCCGCCCACCCCAACTCAGAGTACCAGGAGCATCACCAGCTTAGAGTCTATCAGGGCCCGCAACATGAAGGGGCTGACACTCTGGCAGCCATTAGCACG GACGATGCCCTGGTTCCGGTGACCTCTGACTCCCAGGCTCTGAGCGTGTCAGTGTCATCAGGGGGCGGAGCAGGAAGTGGTAGCGATGAGGAGGGGTCAGGCAAGGCCCAGCCCAAGCGTCTCCATGTTTCCAACATCCCCTTCCGCTTCAGAGACCCGGACCTCAGACAGATGTTTGGG CAATTTGGCAAGATCCTGGATGTGGAGATTATCTTTAATGAGAGAGGGTCAAAG GGTTTTGGGTTCGTGACCTTTGAGAGCGCAATGGAGGCAGACCGAGCGAGGGAAAAACTGAATGGAACGATTGTTGAGGGGAGGAAGGTTGAA GTGAACAATGCTACAGCCAGAATCGTCACAAAGAAGCCCCAAACAACTCTTGTGAATG cccCTGGATGGAAGATCAACCCTGTCATGGGAGCGATGTATGCACCTGAACTCTACACCG ttgcCAGTTTCCCCTACCCCGTAGCTGCTGCTCCCACCCTGGCCTATCGGGGCTCACCACTGCGTGGGCGGGGCCGGGCTGTCTACAACACAATTCGCTCAGCTGCTGCAGCCGCACCCACTGCCATGCCCGCCTACCCTGG TGTGCTGTACCAAGATGGATTATATGGAGCTGAAGTCTAT GGCGGGTATCCTGCAGCGTACAGAGTTGCCCAGTCACCATCCGCTGCCACAGCAACATACAGTGATGG ATATGGCCGAGTTTATGCTGCTGCAACGGATCCCTACCACCATTCAGTGGGACCCACGGCAACATACGGCGTCGGAACAATG GCCAGTCTGTACAGAGGAGGATACAACCGCTTCACCCCTTACTGA
- the LOC115188903 gene encoding RNA binding protein fox-1 homolog 1-like isoform X5: protein MLSSPTMILQPYGLPVYPQGAQCYPSLVQGGPGQEAGPGSGDPTLPQVYAQPPSYPPPGQAPPTPAGRLPPLDYSPAHPNSEYQEHHQLRVYQGPQHEGADTLAAISTDDALVPVTSDSQALSVSVSSGGGAGSGSDEEGSGKAQPKRLHVSNIPFRFRDPDLRQMFGQFGKILDVEIIFNERGSKGFGFVTFESAMEADRAREKLNGTIVEGRKVEVNNATARIVTKKPQTTLVNAPGWKINPVMGAMYAPELYTVASFPYPVAAAPTLAYRGSPLRGRGRAVYNTIRSAAAAAPTAMPAYPGMSPFSVLYQDGLYGAEVYGGYPAAYRVAQSPSAATATYSDGYGRVYAAATDPYHHSVGPTATYGVGTMASLYRGGYNRFTPY from the exons ATGCTCTCTTCTCCTACAATGATTCTTCAGCCTTACGGACTGCCCGTCTATCCCCAGGGTGCCCAATGTTACCCCAGCCTAGTACAG GGAGGCCCTGGCCAGGAGGCCGGCCCCGGCAGTGGTGACCCCACCCTCCCCCAGGTCtatgcccagcctccctcatacCCTCCACCAGGACAAGCTCCTCCCACACCTGCAGGCAGACTTCCTCCCCTAGACTATAGTCCCGCCCACCCCAACTCAGAGTACCAGGAGCATCACCAGCTTAGAGTCTATCAGGGCCCGCAACATGAAGGGGCTGACACTCTGGCAGCCATTAGCACG GACGATGCCCTGGTTCCGGTGACCTCTGACTCCCAGGCTCTGAGCGTGTCAGTGTCATCAGGGGGCGGAGCAGGAAGTGGTAGCGATGAGGAGGGGTCAGGCAAGGCCCAGCCCAAGCGTCTCCATGTTTCCAACATCCCCTTCCGCTTCAGAGACCCGGACCTCAGACAGATGTTTGGG CAATTTGGCAAGATCCTGGATGTGGAGATTATCTTTAATGAGAGAGGGTCAAAG GGTTTTGGGTTCGTGACCTTTGAGAGCGCAATGGAGGCAGACCGAGCGAGGGAAAAACTGAATGGAACGATTGTTGAGGGGAGGAAGGTTGAA GTGAACAATGCTACAGCCAGAATCGTCACAAAGAAGCCCCAAACAACTCTTGTGAATG cccCTGGATGGAAGATCAACCCTGTCATGGGAGCGATGTATGCACCTGAACTCTACACCG ttgcCAGTTTCCCCTACCCCGTAGCTGCTGCTCCCACCCTGGCCTATCGGGGCTCACCACTGCGTGGGCGGGGCCGGGCTGTCTACAACACAATTCGCTCAGCTGCTGCAGCCGCACCCACTGCCATGCCCGCCTACCCTGG AATGTCTCCTTTCAGTGTGCTGTACCAAGATGGATTATATGGAGCTGAAGTCTAT GGCGGGTATCCTGCAGCGTACAGAGTTGCCCAGTCACCATCCGCTGCCACAGCAACATACAGTGATGG ATATGGCCGAGTTTATGCTGCTGCAACGGATCCCTACCACCATTCAGTGGGACCCACGGCAACATACGGCGTCGGAACAATG GCCAGTCTGTACAGAGGAGGATACAACCGCTTCACCCCTTACTGA
- the LOC115188903 gene encoding RNA binding protein fox-1 homolog 1-like isoform X2, protein MLSSPTMILQPYGLPVYPQGAQCYPSLVQGGPGQEAGPGSGDPTLPQVYAQPPSYPPPGQAPPTPAGRLPPLDYSPAHPNSEYQEHHQLRVYQGPQHEGADTLAAISTDDALVPVTSDSQALSVSVSSGGGAGSGSDEEGSGKAQPKRLHVSNIPFRFRDPDLRQMFGQFGKILDVEIIFNERGSKGFGFVTFESAMEADRAREKLNGTIVEGRKVEVNNATARIVTKKPQTTLVNGEVSTPGWKINPVMGAMYAPELYTVASFPYPVAAAPTLAYRGSPLRGRGRAVYNTIRSAAAAAPTAMPAYPGMSPFSVLYQDGLYGAEVYGGYPAAYRVAQSPSAATATYSDGYGRVYAAATDPYHHSVGPTATYGVGTMASLYRGGYNRFTPY, encoded by the exons ATGCTCTCTTCTCCTACAATGATTCTTCAGCCTTACGGACTGCCCGTCTATCCCCAGGGTGCCCAATGTTACCCCAGCCTAGTACAG GGAGGCCCTGGCCAGGAGGCCGGCCCCGGCAGTGGTGACCCCACCCTCCCCCAGGTCtatgcccagcctccctcatacCCTCCACCAGGACAAGCTCCTCCCACACCTGCAGGCAGACTTCCTCCCCTAGACTATAGTCCCGCCCACCCCAACTCAGAGTACCAGGAGCATCACCAGCTTAGAGTCTATCAGGGCCCGCAACATGAAGGGGCTGACACTCTGGCAGCCATTAGCACG GACGATGCCCTGGTTCCGGTGACCTCTGACTCCCAGGCTCTGAGCGTGTCAGTGTCATCAGGGGGCGGAGCAGGAAGTGGTAGCGATGAGGAGGGGTCAGGCAAGGCCCAGCCCAAGCGTCTCCATGTTTCCAACATCCCCTTCCGCTTCAGAGACCCGGACCTCAGACAGATGTTTGGG CAATTTGGCAAGATCCTGGATGTGGAGATTATCTTTAATGAGAGAGGGTCAAAG GGTTTTGGGTTCGTGACCTTTGAGAGCGCAATGGAGGCAGACCGAGCGAGGGAAAAACTGAATGGAACGATTGTTGAGGGGAGGAAGGTTGAA GTGAACAATGCTACAGCCAGAATCGTCACAAAGAAGCCCCAAACAACTCTTGTGAATGGTGAGGTTTCAA cccCTGGATGGAAGATCAACCCTGTCATGGGAGCGATGTATGCACCTGAACTCTACACCG ttgcCAGTTTCCCCTACCCCGTAGCTGCTGCTCCCACCCTGGCCTATCGGGGCTCACCACTGCGTGGGCGGGGCCGGGCTGTCTACAACACAATTCGCTCAGCTGCTGCAGCCGCACCCACTGCCATGCCCGCCTACCCTGG AATGTCTCCTTTCAGTGTGCTGTACCAAGATGGATTATATGGAGCTGAAGTCTAT GGCGGGTATCCTGCAGCGTACAGAGTTGCCCAGTCACCATCCGCTGCCACAGCAACATACAGTGATGG ATATGGCCGAGTTTATGCTGCTGCAACGGATCCCTACCACCATTCAGTGGGACCCACGGCAACATACGGCGTCGGAACAATG GCCAGTCTGTACAGAGGAGGATACAACCGCTTCACCCCTTACTGA
- the LOC115188903 gene encoding RNA binding protein fox-1 homolog 1-like isoform X1 yields MLSSPTMILQPYGLPVYPQGAQCYPSLVQGGPGQEAGPGSGDPTLPQVYAQPPSYPPPGQAPPTPAGRLPPLDYSPAHPNSEYQEHHQLRVYQGPQHEGADTLAAISTDDALVPVTSDSQALSVSVSSGGGAGSGSDEEGSGKAQPKRLHVSNIPFRFRDPDLRQMFGQFGKILDVEIIFNERGSKGFGFVTFESAMEADRAREKLNGTIVEGRKVEVNNATARIVTKKPQTTLVNGEVSTPGWKINPVMGAMYAPELYTGEFQFASFPYPVAAAPTLAYRGSPLRGRGRAVYNTIRSAAAAAPTAMPAYPGMSPFSVLYQDGLYGAEVYGGYPAAYRVAQSPSAATATYSDGYGRVYAAATDPYHHSVGPTATYGVGTMASLYRGGYNRFTPY; encoded by the exons ATGCTCTCTTCTCCTACAATGATTCTTCAGCCTTACGGACTGCCCGTCTATCCCCAGGGTGCCCAATGTTACCCCAGCCTAGTACAG GGAGGCCCTGGCCAGGAGGCCGGCCCCGGCAGTGGTGACCCCACCCTCCCCCAGGTCtatgcccagcctccctcatacCCTCCACCAGGACAAGCTCCTCCCACACCTGCAGGCAGACTTCCTCCCCTAGACTATAGTCCCGCCCACCCCAACTCAGAGTACCAGGAGCATCACCAGCTTAGAGTCTATCAGGGCCCGCAACATGAAGGGGCTGACACTCTGGCAGCCATTAGCACG GACGATGCCCTGGTTCCGGTGACCTCTGACTCCCAGGCTCTGAGCGTGTCAGTGTCATCAGGGGGCGGAGCAGGAAGTGGTAGCGATGAGGAGGGGTCAGGCAAGGCCCAGCCCAAGCGTCTCCATGTTTCCAACATCCCCTTCCGCTTCAGAGACCCGGACCTCAGACAGATGTTTGGG CAATTTGGCAAGATCCTGGATGTGGAGATTATCTTTAATGAGAGAGGGTCAAAG GGTTTTGGGTTCGTGACCTTTGAGAGCGCAATGGAGGCAGACCGAGCGAGGGAAAAACTGAATGGAACGATTGTTGAGGGGAGGAAGGTTGAA GTGAACAATGCTACAGCCAGAATCGTCACAAAGAAGCCCCAAACAACTCTTGTGAATGGTGAGGTTTCAA cccCTGGATGGAAGATCAACCCTGTCATGGGAGCGATGTATGCACCTGAACTCTACACCGGTGAGTTTCAAT ttgcCAGTTTCCCCTACCCCGTAGCTGCTGCTCCCACCCTGGCCTATCGGGGCTCACCACTGCGTGGGCGGGGCCGGGCTGTCTACAACACAATTCGCTCAGCTGCTGCAGCCGCACCCACTGCCATGCCCGCCTACCCTGG AATGTCTCCTTTCAGTGTGCTGTACCAAGATGGATTATATGGAGCTGAAGTCTAT GGCGGGTATCCTGCAGCGTACAGAGTTGCCCAGTCACCATCCGCTGCCACAGCAACATACAGTGATGG ATATGGCCGAGTTTATGCTGCTGCAACGGATCCCTACCACCATTCAGTGGGACCCACGGCAACATACGGCGTCGGAACAATG GCCAGTCTGTACAGAGGAGGATACAACCGCTTCACCCCTTACTGA
- the LOC115188903 gene encoding RNA binding protein fox-1 homolog 1-like isoform X4 — protein MLSSPTMILQPYGLPVYPQGAQCYPSLVQGGPGQEAGPGSGDPTLPQVYAQPPSYPPPGQAPPTPAGRLPPLDYSPAHPNSEYQEHHQLRVYQGPQHEGADTLAAISTDDALVPVTSDSQALSVSVSSGGGAGSGSDEEGSGKAQPKRLHVSNIPFRFRDPDLRQMFGQFGKILDVEIIFNERGSKGFGFVTFESAMEADRAREKLNGTIVEGRKVEVNNATARIVTKKPQTTLVNGEVSTPGWKINPVMGAMYAPELYTGEFQFASFPYPVAAAPTLAYRGSPLRGRGRAVYNTIRSAAAAAPTAMPAYPGVLYQDGLYGAEVYGGYPAAYRVAQSPSAATATYSDGYGRVYAAATDPYHHSVGPTATYGVGTMASLYRGGYNRFTPY, from the exons ATGCTCTCTTCTCCTACAATGATTCTTCAGCCTTACGGACTGCCCGTCTATCCCCAGGGTGCCCAATGTTACCCCAGCCTAGTACAG GGAGGCCCTGGCCAGGAGGCCGGCCCCGGCAGTGGTGACCCCACCCTCCCCCAGGTCtatgcccagcctccctcatacCCTCCACCAGGACAAGCTCCTCCCACACCTGCAGGCAGACTTCCTCCCCTAGACTATAGTCCCGCCCACCCCAACTCAGAGTACCAGGAGCATCACCAGCTTAGAGTCTATCAGGGCCCGCAACATGAAGGGGCTGACACTCTGGCAGCCATTAGCACG GACGATGCCCTGGTTCCGGTGACCTCTGACTCCCAGGCTCTGAGCGTGTCAGTGTCATCAGGGGGCGGAGCAGGAAGTGGTAGCGATGAGGAGGGGTCAGGCAAGGCCCAGCCCAAGCGTCTCCATGTTTCCAACATCCCCTTCCGCTTCAGAGACCCGGACCTCAGACAGATGTTTGGG CAATTTGGCAAGATCCTGGATGTGGAGATTATCTTTAATGAGAGAGGGTCAAAG GGTTTTGGGTTCGTGACCTTTGAGAGCGCAATGGAGGCAGACCGAGCGAGGGAAAAACTGAATGGAACGATTGTTGAGGGGAGGAAGGTTGAA GTGAACAATGCTACAGCCAGAATCGTCACAAAGAAGCCCCAAACAACTCTTGTGAATGGTGAGGTTTCAA cccCTGGATGGAAGATCAACCCTGTCATGGGAGCGATGTATGCACCTGAACTCTACACCGGTGAGTTTCAAT ttgcCAGTTTCCCCTACCCCGTAGCTGCTGCTCCCACCCTGGCCTATCGGGGCTCACCACTGCGTGGGCGGGGCCGGGCTGTCTACAACACAATTCGCTCAGCTGCTGCAGCCGCACCCACTGCCATGCCCGCCTACCCTGG TGTGCTGTACCAAGATGGATTATATGGAGCTGAAGTCTAT GGCGGGTATCCTGCAGCGTACAGAGTTGCCCAGTCACCATCCGCTGCCACAGCAACATACAGTGATGG ATATGGCCGAGTTTATGCTGCTGCAACGGATCCCTACCACCATTCAGTGGGACCCACGGCAACATACGGCGTCGGAACAATG GCCAGTCTGTACAGAGGAGGATACAACCGCTTCACCCCTTACTGA
- the LOC115188946 gene encoding 40S ribosomal protein S9, with product MPVARSWVCRKTYVTPRRPFEKSRLDQELKLIGEYGLRNKREVWRVKFTLAKIRKAARELLTLDEKDPKRLFEGNALLRRLVRIGVLDEGKMKLDYILGLKVEDFLERRLQTQVFKLGLAKSIHHARVLIRQRHIRVRKQVVNIPSFVVRLDSQKHIDFSLRSPYGGGRPGRVKRKNAKKGQGGAGGADEEEED from the exons ATGCCCGTTGCCAGGAGTTGGGTTTGTCGCAAAACATACGTCACCCCCCGCCGCCCCTTCGAGAAGTCTCGTCTCGACCAGGAGCTTAAACTTATCG GGGAGTATGGTCTGAGGAACAAGCGTGAGGTGTGGAGGGTGAAGTTCACCCTGGCCAAGATCCGCAAGGCCGCCAGAGAGCTGCTCACTCTGGATGAGAAGGACCCCAAGCGTCTTTTTGAAG GTAACGCCCTGCTCAGGCGTCTGGTGAGGATCGGTGTGCTGGACGAGGGCAAGATGAAGCTCGATTACATCCTGGGCCTGAAGGTGGAGGACTTCCTGGAGAGGAGGCTCCAGACGCAGGTTTTCAAATTGGGCCTTGCTAAGAGCATCCACCATGCCCGCGTTCTCATCCGCCAGAGGCACATCCG TGTGCGCAAGCAGGTGGTCAACATCCCCTCCTTCGTGGTGCGCCTGGACAGCCAGAAGCACATTGACTTCTCCCTGCGTTCACCATACGGTGGCGGACGCCCTGGCCGTGTCAAGAGAAAGAATGCCAAGAAGGGCCAGGGTGGTGCTGGAGGAGCtgatgaggaagaagaggattaA
- the LOC115188903 gene encoding RNA binding protein fox-1 homolog 1-like isoform X3 → MLSSPTMILQPYGLPVYPQGAQCYPSLVQGGPGQEAGPGSGDPTLPQVYAQPPSYPPPGQAPPTPAGRLPPLDYSPAHPNSEYQEHHQLRVYQGPQHEGADTLAAISTDDALVPVTSDSQALSVSVSSGGGAGSGSDEEGSGKAQPKRLHVSNIPFRFRDPDLRQMFGQFGKILDVEIIFNERGSKGFGFVTFESAMEADRAREKLNGTIVEGRKVEVNNATARIVTKKPQTTLVNAPGWKINPVMGAMYAPELYTGEFQFASFPYPVAAAPTLAYRGSPLRGRGRAVYNTIRSAAAAAPTAMPAYPGMSPFSVLYQDGLYGAEVYGGYPAAYRVAQSPSAATATYSDGYGRVYAAATDPYHHSVGPTATYGVGTMASLYRGGYNRFTPY, encoded by the exons ATGCTCTCTTCTCCTACAATGATTCTTCAGCCTTACGGACTGCCCGTCTATCCCCAGGGTGCCCAATGTTACCCCAGCCTAGTACAG GGAGGCCCTGGCCAGGAGGCCGGCCCCGGCAGTGGTGACCCCACCCTCCCCCAGGTCtatgcccagcctccctcatacCCTCCACCAGGACAAGCTCCTCCCACACCTGCAGGCAGACTTCCTCCCCTAGACTATAGTCCCGCCCACCCCAACTCAGAGTACCAGGAGCATCACCAGCTTAGAGTCTATCAGGGCCCGCAACATGAAGGGGCTGACACTCTGGCAGCCATTAGCACG GACGATGCCCTGGTTCCGGTGACCTCTGACTCCCAGGCTCTGAGCGTGTCAGTGTCATCAGGGGGCGGAGCAGGAAGTGGTAGCGATGAGGAGGGGTCAGGCAAGGCCCAGCCCAAGCGTCTCCATGTTTCCAACATCCCCTTCCGCTTCAGAGACCCGGACCTCAGACAGATGTTTGGG CAATTTGGCAAGATCCTGGATGTGGAGATTATCTTTAATGAGAGAGGGTCAAAG GGTTTTGGGTTCGTGACCTTTGAGAGCGCAATGGAGGCAGACCGAGCGAGGGAAAAACTGAATGGAACGATTGTTGAGGGGAGGAAGGTTGAA GTGAACAATGCTACAGCCAGAATCGTCACAAAGAAGCCCCAAACAACTCTTGTGAATG cccCTGGATGGAAGATCAACCCTGTCATGGGAGCGATGTATGCACCTGAACTCTACACCGGTGAGTTTCAAT ttgcCAGTTTCCCCTACCCCGTAGCTGCTGCTCCCACCCTGGCCTATCGGGGCTCACCACTGCGTGGGCGGGGCCGGGCTGTCTACAACACAATTCGCTCAGCTGCTGCAGCCGCACCCACTGCCATGCCCGCCTACCCTGG AATGTCTCCTTTCAGTGTGCTGTACCAAGATGGATTATATGGAGCTGAAGTCTAT GGCGGGTATCCTGCAGCGTACAGAGTTGCCCAGTCACCATCCGCTGCCACAGCAACATACAGTGATGG ATATGGCCGAGTTTATGCTGCTGCAACGGATCCCTACCACCATTCAGTGGGACCCACGGCAACATACGGCGTCGGAACAATG GCCAGTCTGTACAGAGGAGGATACAACCGCTTCACCCCTTACTGA
- the LOC115188903 gene encoding RNA binding protein fox-1 homolog 1-like isoform X6, which yields MWQLLDNVPENQICSDGGGPGQEAGPGSGDPTLPQVYAQPPSYPPPGQAPPTPAGRLPPLDYSPAHPNSEYQEHHQLRVYQGPQHEGADTLAAISTDDALVPVTSDSQALSVSVSSGGGAGSGSDEEGSGKAQPKRLHVSNIPFRFRDPDLRQMFGQFGKILDVEIIFNERGSKGFGFVTFESAMEADRAREKLNGTIVEGRKVEVNNATARIVTKKPQTTLVNGEVSTPGWKINPVMGAMYAPELYTGEFQFASFPYPVAAAPTLAYRGSPLRGRGRAVYNTIRSAAAAAPTAMPAYPGMSPFSVLYQDGLYGAEVYGGYPAAYRVAQSPSAATATYSDGYGRVYAAATDPYHHSVGPTATYGVGTMASLYRGGYNRFTPY from the exons ATGTGGCAGTTGTTGGACAATGTACCAGAGAATCAGATATGCAGTGACGGG GGAGGCCCTGGCCAGGAGGCCGGCCCCGGCAGTGGTGACCCCACCCTCCCCCAGGTCtatgcccagcctccctcatacCCTCCACCAGGACAAGCTCCTCCCACACCTGCAGGCAGACTTCCTCCCCTAGACTATAGTCCCGCCCACCCCAACTCAGAGTACCAGGAGCATCACCAGCTTAGAGTCTATCAGGGCCCGCAACATGAAGGGGCTGACACTCTGGCAGCCATTAGCACG GACGATGCCCTGGTTCCGGTGACCTCTGACTCCCAGGCTCTGAGCGTGTCAGTGTCATCAGGGGGCGGAGCAGGAAGTGGTAGCGATGAGGAGGGGTCAGGCAAGGCCCAGCCCAAGCGTCTCCATGTTTCCAACATCCCCTTCCGCTTCAGAGACCCGGACCTCAGACAGATGTTTGGG CAATTTGGCAAGATCCTGGATGTGGAGATTATCTTTAATGAGAGAGGGTCAAAG GGTTTTGGGTTCGTGACCTTTGAGAGCGCAATGGAGGCAGACCGAGCGAGGGAAAAACTGAATGGAACGATTGTTGAGGGGAGGAAGGTTGAA GTGAACAATGCTACAGCCAGAATCGTCACAAAGAAGCCCCAAACAACTCTTGTGAATGGTGAGGTTTCAA cccCTGGATGGAAGATCAACCCTGTCATGGGAGCGATGTATGCACCTGAACTCTACACCGGTGAGTTTCAAT ttgcCAGTTTCCCCTACCCCGTAGCTGCTGCTCCCACCCTGGCCTATCGGGGCTCACCACTGCGTGGGCGGGGCCGGGCTGTCTACAACACAATTCGCTCAGCTGCTGCAGCCGCACCCACTGCCATGCCCGCCTACCCTGG AATGTCTCCTTTCAGTGTGCTGTACCAAGATGGATTATATGGAGCTGAAGTCTAT GGCGGGTATCCTGCAGCGTACAGAGTTGCCCAGTCACCATCCGCTGCCACAGCAACATACAGTGATGG ATATGGCCGAGTTTATGCTGCTGCAACGGATCCCTACCACCATTCAGTGGGACCCACGGCAACATACGGCGTCGGAACAATG GCCAGTCTGTACAGAGGAGGATACAACCGCTTCACCCCTTACTGA